A window of uncultured Methanoregula sp. genomic DNA:
TAGAACTCCGAGAGTCCCTCCTGGCCTGCAAACAGGAACGCAATCTCTTCGAGTTCCGAATAATCCGCATCCGGGTTCTCGTACACGAAACAGAAACTGATAGCGCCGATATCATAGACATGGGCTACAACAGAGAACTCAAACGTCCTGCCGTCCCGTTCCACCCGGATTGGATGCATCTGGATCAGAAGCGGCGGGTCTTCGAGCATGATGGACTTGGGTTTGACCCGGACAAAACTGGTCCTTGCAGTAAAATAATTCTGGGCAAGTGCCCGCTCAAGCCAGTCGAGATCGATCTCCCGGCCAATATCATAGATCCGGTAAAAACGGAGACTTATCATGGCATTTCCTCCTTCCGGCACGATACACTAGTGTCTGCAATAATGAACAACCATGGAGATGATAAACCATTGCCAGAAATGGCAGCAGAATGTAATAAAAACGCCATTTTTAACGTGTTTGCAGATCCTGCATAGCGGGTCGCGGGAAGGAAAATTTGTTCTGAAAAAGAATAGTTCATCAAAAGAACTAATAGCCGATGGAATAAAGTATTCGGTGTGAGCGAGAATGACGGATGAAATAAAGGACAGGGTAGCTGCCAGCTTCCTTGCTCTCATACCTGTGTTCCACAAGCAGATCTTCAATGTCTGCCATGGCATTTCCGGTATGAAGGCAGCCCAGTACCGGGTCCTCGGGATCCTGAAGAAAACCGGGCCTCTCTCGATGTCGGAGATCGGGAGGCGCCTGTATATCTCTAAACCGTACATGACCGCTCTTGTCGATTCGCTGATAGAGAGCCACTGGGTTGAACGGCAGCAGGATGCGGCAGACCGGCGGGTCATTCGGATCACGATCACACCTTCCGGTAAAAAACACCTCAGACAACTGCTGGAAATGTACAAAAACGATCTAAAAACCCGTCTCGGGAACCTGGAAGAGGATGAACTTGAGCAGTTTTGTGAATCCCTTGAACACCTGCAGGCAATTCTGACAAAGATCGAATGAGTGGTGAATGATGGAAACACAACAGCCATATCGGTCAGAGACGCCGGTTGCAAAGATCGGAC
This region includes:
- a CDS encoding MarR family transcriptional regulator, with product MTDEIKDRVAASFLALIPVFHKQIFNVCHGISGMKAAQYRVLGILKKTGPLSMSEIGRRLYISKPYMTALVDSLIESHWVERQQDAADRRVIRITITPSGKKHLRQLLEMYKNDLKTRLGNLEEDELEQFCESLEHLQAILTKIE